TCTAGAAACACTTATCTTCAAATATCTATAAAGCGGCACACTCTCCTCTttcccatcatcatcatcatcttcttcaaccttgTCTCGATCCAAAATTTCATCTTTTACCAAAACTATTACAATATCCCTCACTCTACTTGTAAAgcttcaatcttcttcacttctcAACAAACagataaacaaaaagcttCAATCTTTGATACTTTCTCGATGGAACTTATCCCCAATCTTCCCGACGACGTTGCTCGCGAGTGTCTCCTTCGCTCCTCCTACCAACAGTTCCCTGTCATCGCCTCCGTTTGCAGAGCCTGGAACCGtgaagtctctctctctcagtttTTACATCAGCGAAAAGCTTCACGCCATAGCCAAGAGCTTCTTATTCTGTCTCAGGCTCGTGTCGACCCCGCTGGATCCGGAAAGATCATCGCTACGCCTGAATACCGGATCTCTGTTCTCGAATCCGGGTCGGGTCTTTGGACGGAGCTTCCTCCGATTCCTGGTCAAACCAAAGGACTTCCTCTGTTCTGCAGATTGGTTTCCGTTGGATCCGATCTTATTGTCTTGGGTGGGCTTGACCCGATTACGTGGCAGGCCCATGATTCGGTATTCGTCTTCAGTTTTCTCACTTCCAAATGGCGCGTGGGGGCAACCATGCCAGGTGTACGGAGGTCCTTCTTCGGATGCGCTTCGGATTCGGATCGGACGGTGCTGGTTGCGGGTGGACACAACGAAGAGAAATGTGCGCTTACGTCAGCTATGGTGTATGACGTGTCAGAAGACAAGTGGACGTTTTTGCCGGATATGGCGCGGGAACGAGACGAGTGCAAAGCGGTATTCCATGCTGGCAGATTCCACGTCATCGGTGGATATGCCACTGAGGAACAGGGGCAGTTTAGTAAAACAGCCGAATCGTTCGATGTGTCTACGTGGGAGTGGGGTCCACTTACGGAGGACTTCCTCGACGACACCGGCGATACCGTTAGCCCTCCGACCTGCGTCGCCGGTGGGGATTTGTACGCGTGCTGGGGTGGCGATGTGATGATGTTTCTAAATGACAAGTGGCAAAAGGTGGGCCAGATCCCTGCTGATGTGTACAATGTTACTTACGTAGCGGTGAGGCCCGGGATGCTGATTGTGATCGGCAACGGGAAGGCGTTGGCTGGATACGGTGAAGCCACCGTAGGGTATATATGTGATTTAAGTAGCTCACGATGGGTAAAATTGGAAACACACGGTGGTCATGTTCAAGCTGGCTGCTTCTTGGAGGTCTAATGGAAAACCTATTCATCTTTGGAGTTTGAACCTAAACCGCAACAAACCAATGGGTAGTCTCGTGTGTCAATCTACAAATCTTTTCatgaacaacaaaataaagaaatattgtATTTATTCAGTGTCACTTTACCAAATATTTATGTTCTCTAtacaaaacttcaaaaggAAGATTTGAACTTTTAGGTTCTCTATACAAAACTGatctaattatataattgCAAGCAAACAAACTTTCGAAACATGTGTCgacacaaaacttttaaagtttattaaaGGAGCCTTGATTTTGGTATCCAAGAACTTTAATGGGTTTCATAGACTAGtcctattaatttttttactcGAGGCCCAAATAGACCAGATTTTGAATGATGAACTTTTGATCTTTAAATGGGCTTTTGGATGGGACTTGAGACAAATGGATGGCTAGGATTAGAGCAGAGGTTTGAAATATGGATTACACCTGAGGGGCAGAGTTCGAAGATAGACTGACAACAGACTTTAAAGAGAGATGCAGAGACACCCTCTGTTACAAGTAACATCTATTTAATATcgatacaaaagaaaagtgcATTATATTTTCAGCAGGAGAATTAAATCGTAGCCGTTGAATCTGCAGAGGAAATAGGCGCCGCTTCGTTCTGCGTCACAGCTTTGTCATTAAATCCAACGGCTGGCAGCTTTATGACACACACAAACAATTGAATTGGAGCAGTGTTAAACTGTACAGAGAATTTAgcttctttagtttctttcttaaccaaaaagtCAACACATTTTTGTATCTATTATAAGTCGGCCTATTTAGCCTATCTTTTCATTCATCTCCATACACACATCATCAACTTTATTGTAAGGAAAAATTTAAGATACGAAGACGATTACGCTAGCTTGATCGTTGTAGACTTGTCAAAAAGTACTActttccaaaagaaaattgagcATTGTGgttatattatcttttttcaagaaatttagAAACTAGATAGCTTGTGTTTTGGATCCCACGTATTAATGGTTAGATAAAAGATCTAAAAAGACATTGATTTATATGCTCGTGAAATGATGTCTTCCTTGACTAATGTAAGTAATTGCCGCGTATagaataagatttttttgtattccaAAAGGAAGTGGAGTACACGCGCCGAAATAGTTGACCcttgaagaaaaagtttaatGAAGGATGAAAAAAGTCTAGGTTAAATGGAAAACGGATATTAACTAGCCCtaacaaaaatagtaaaaagcAACAGCAAATATCACGTGTCCCCAACTTACGATTAAATAGCCTAAAACTCAAATTATACGTTCTAAATTAAGACTAAGAGTCTCGATGATTATCTTCATGAATCCGGTGATTAGTGCCGTTAGGAGAACGAAGAGGAAACAGGGGCAAAAGCTCCGGTGCCGGCTCGGAGCCGCTTCTCGGACTCGGAAGGAAGTAGAACCCTTTTTCCGCTATGGCTTTTTGCTCTTCCTTGTCCGGTTGCGCGTGGTGTTCCTCACGCGCTGAATGTGGACTCACGCGCGCCCAGAATGGGTCTAGGTGAGAGACGGGAGAGACGAGGAATCCTCGGTGGAAATGGCTGAAAGCGTCGTTAGGGTTTGTGATGTTGTTGACCTTAAGCTCCATTTTCTTTGATGATTGACGCCGTTCGTGGAGTTTGAACGCTGGCTTTTTGGGAGTTAATGGAAGCTTCTGGTGTGCGGCTGAGACGGCGGAGAAGGATGAGGAGGAGATATCGGGTGGTGCTCCAGTGAGCTTTTGGACGATGTTACGGAAATTAGAGGGGTCTGCTTGAACGAACATGGTGTTTGGCTCGGTGGCATAGCTCGGCGGCTGCTGGTGACTCATGGTGGTTGAGATGactaaagagaagaagagaagagagaagagaagcttgtttttgtttttgtctaaaaGACATTCGTCTGCCTACTGCacatatatttaaagaagACCCTattgtgtgtttgtgtgtttttattgacattttttgccaacatattaaatttagtaattaacCAAAGTGGCTATTATTGTTTGACTTTGCACGTCTAGAATCTTTAGTTGATAAGttgactaaaaaataaattatatgtttagttGCTAATAATTCACTAATATTTGTGATTTGAATACGGATTAAAACTGTTTCTAGATGATTATAATGTCAAAGTCAACGCCCAAGCTAACCATACATTATTAGAAGTGTTGCCAATTCAATACCTGGGAACatcatatatagataattCGTGATAATGAAACATTTAGTCGGTTCATTGTTGACTCCGCAAGCAACttaattgatattttcaaaGCATTCCACTAGTCTATAATATCCcact
This sequence is a window from Arabidopsis thaliana chromosome 1 sequence. Protein-coding genes within it:
- a CDS encoding Galactose oxidase/kelch repeat superfamily protein (Galactose oxidase/kelch repeat superfamily protein; CONTAINS InterPro DOMAIN/s: Galactose oxidase/kelch, beta-propeller (InterPro:IPR011043), Kelch repeat type 1 (InterPro:IPR006652), Kelch related (InterPro:IPR013089), Kelch-type beta propeller (InterPro:IPR015915); BEST Arabidopsis thaliana protein match is: Galactose oxidase/kelch repeat superfamily protein (TAIR:AT1G15670.1); Has 30201 Blast hits to 17322 proteins in 780 species: Archae - 12; Bacteria - 1396; Metazoa - 17338; Fungi - 3422; Plants - 5037; Viruses - 0; Other Eukaryotes - 2996 (source: NCBI BLink).) — protein: MELIPNLPDDVARECLLRSSYQQFPVIASVCRAWNREVSLSQFLHQRKASRHSQELLILSQARVDPAGSGKIIATPEYRISVLESGSGLWTELPPIPGQTKGLPLFCRLVSVGSDLIVLGGLDPITWQAHDSVFVFSFLTSKWRVGATMPGVRRSFFGCASDSDRTVLVAGGHNEEKCALTSAMVYDVSEDKWTFLPDMARERDECKAVFHAGRFHVIGGYATEEQGQFSKTAESFDVSTWEWGPLTEDFLDDTGDTVSPPTCVAGGDLYACWGGDVMMFLNDKWQKVGQIPADVYNVTYVAVRPGMLIVIGNGKALAGYGEATVGYICDLSSSRWVKLETHGGHVQAGCFLEV
- a CDS encoding VQ motif-containing protein (VQ motif-containing protein; FUNCTIONS IN: molecular_function unknown; INVOLVED IN: biological_process unknown; LOCATED IN: chloroplast; EXPRESSED IN: 14 plant structures; EXPRESSED DURING: 7 growth stages; CONTAINS InterPro DOMAIN/s: VQ (InterPro:IPR008889); BEST Arabidopsis thaliana protein match is: VQ motif-containing protein (TAIR:AT1G28280.2); Has 128 Blast hits to 128 proteins in 13 species: Archae - 0; Bacteria - 0; Metazoa - 0; Fungi - 0; Plants - 128; Viruses - 0; Other Eukaryotes - 0 (source: NCBI BLink).), with translation MSHQQPPSYATEPNTMFVQADPSNFRNIVQKLTGAPPDISSSSFSAVSAAHQKLPLTPKKPAFKLHERRQSSKKMELKVNNITNPNDAFSHFHRGFLVSPVSHLDPFWARVSPHSAREEHHAQPDKEEQKAIAEKGFYFLPSPRSGSEPAPELLPLFPLRSPNGTNHRIHEDNHRDS